From the genome of Psychrobacter sp. M13:
TGAATGATTTTGTATATCACTGCACAAGGCAATCGATTTGAAGATTTTGATGGTATTATTTTATGGTCTCAACAAAGGTGCTGGCGTTGAGAGAGTAGGCTCTATGATTGCTAACGGTCTATTGGATGCAGGTCATGAGGTAATCTTAGCTAGCATCGGACCTTGTGATACCCCTTTTTTTCCACTTAATAAAGATATTAAAATAATTCCATTATCAGATTCTGAACATGCTAATTGGAATCGTATTCCTAATATCGTTTATGAAACTAATATTATTTATAAAATAAGAAAGCTGTTAAAAACGCAAAGTATCGACATAGTAATGGCAGTAGACATTAAGTGTATTCCTTATACTCTACCGGCAACTTTAGGCTTAACTGTAAAACATATAGGCTGGGAGCATTTTAACTTTGATCCTAATCAAGCGATGAGCGCAAGCTCTTTATTCAGACATTTAGCAGCACGATATTGCGACTCAGTCGTTGTTTTAACTCAAAGAGATAAAGAGTATTGGCTAAAACATACTCGTCACCAGTCACAAATCAGCGCTATAGCCAATCCTTGTCCGTTTCCAGTGCAAGAGTATATTAAGGAAAATAAAAAGATAGTATTAGCAGTTGGCCGTCTAGACAGAGATAAGGGCTTCGACTTGTTACTCAAAGCTTGGCTGCATATCGTCACAGTTATGCCAGAATGGCGATTGAAAATAGTAGGCGAGGGTGAGCAAAGAGCAGAGTTAACTCAGTTTATTAGAGCCAATCAAATAACCGAGAGTGTGGAACTGGTTGGTGCGACTGACGATGTGAGTCACTATTACAAACAGGCGGAGATATTTTGTTTGCCCTCTCGGATAGAAGGGTTCGGTATGGTTTTGACGGAGGCTTTAGCCTTTGGTCTTCCTATTGTTAGTTTTGATTGTGGACCTGGGCCTGCAGAAGTTCTAAAAGATACCGGCTCTATTCTAGTGCCTAAAAATGATATTAGCCAACTCGCCTTAGCGTTAATTCATCTGATGAAGGATGATGAGCAAAGAGTAAGGATTGGCTTAAAAGGTAAAGAAAAAGTCGAGATTTATCAACCCGATACTATCATAGAGGAGTGGTTGAGTTTACTTAAAAATCTTGAATAGCATAGAGTATTATCTTAATAGGCTCTATAACTAGTGCAACAGACCCTAGTTTTATAAAAGTAATTTCGACACATTTATGTGTCACTGGTATAAATTTTGCTTGCTTGCTTTGCCTATGCATACAGAGGCTGCAAAAAATTCCTACTAGCAATATTAGAGTATTTCAAAGTATCTTGATTGTAACTTTACGTGTACTTTTGTTTATGTCTGATGTAATATAAATTCTATTATTGGAACATAAATACGGAGATTTAGATGATTGTCTTTGATAAACTAAAAATATTGTTCCAAAATAAGGCCTCTAAGATCGAAGCTGAAGCTGTCCGATGCCCTTTAACTAACGATACGGTTAATATTCTAAGGAAACATTCTATCGCCTGTAAGTGTGGAGGGATGGCCGTACCTATTAGCAAAAGGGGCAATGTATTTAGATGTATCCATTGCACTGAAGAGCATCGATATATTAATTATAATCTAGAACGGTTAAGTAACTACTTAGCAGCTCAAGACTCTGATATCACTGCTAATGAAGACGTAACATTCAACACGAATGATTACGATGATGCTATAAAACTATTGCAAGAAGAATATAAGAATCCTCACGTGTCTTTAAAGAATTACTTTAAAACGTAGATTGAGTATCCAACTATCTACCGCTGGCGGCGACAGTTGAGACAGCACTTTTAGATAACTTAAACTGATCTGAGCTCAAGTAAGATAGACTATCGGTTATTCATATTAGCATCGGCGGTTTGTTGGACGATTTGTTCTACTCGCAAAAAATCCGTATGACGCACATCTTTACCACTAGTACAGAAGATAACTAGCTCAGCGATATTTTTGGCATGATCGCCAACACGCTCTAATGCGCGTAATACCCATAGTATATTGATCACTTTAGACACGTGACGGCTGTCCTCCATGACATAAGTCATAAGAGATCGCGTGGCAGAGTGATACTCTTCATTGACTGACTCATCGTTTTGCAATACCGAAAATGCCTGCTGAGAATCCATCCGTGAGAAGGCATCAAGTGCGTCAAGCAGCATTAAGCGTACCTGATTGGATAAATGCTGAACTTCTAAATAGCCTCTAGGAGAGGCGCCATCTTCAATTAATCGGCATGCCATGCGTGCTATTTTTTCGGCTTCATCACCCACCCGCTCAAAGTCGACAATACCTTTACTAAGAGCCATGATTAATCGTAAATCATTGGCGGCTGGCTGGCGCTTGGCAACCAATAGAATAATAAGCTCATCGATTTTGATCTCTAACTGATTGACTATATGATCATCAGCGATTACTTTTTTCGCGGTCGGCTCATCTGCGCTTATCAAAGCGCGTGTCGCAATCGCGACTTGTTCTGCAGCCAAGTGTCCCATCTGTATAAATAATTCAACAACTTCATTTAAATCATTATCAAAACTCTTTGATAGATGCTTTCCTGTGTTCGGCATAATTGCTTCCTTGATAATAAGGGACTACTGTAGATGGCTGTGCTTAAATAACTACTTAAAATAATGGCTTAAATAAATAGTGACTTAGCCATAACGACCGGTAATATAATCTTCAGTGGCTTTTTGTGCTGGGCTGGTGAATATTTGATTGGTCTCACCCATCTCGACCATATCCCCCAAATACATGTAGGCGGTGTAGTCAGAGATGCGTGCCGCCTGCTGCATGTTATGAGTCACGATAGCAATGGTATAGTCGTTTTTTAAGTCGGTAATCAAGTCTTCAATAGCGCCAGTGGATATAGGATCAAGCGCTGAGGTTGGCTCATCTAAAAGTAATACTTCAGGCTTAGTTGCCACTGCACGCGCGATGCAGAGGCGTTGTTGCTGACCACCTGACAATGACAATCCTGAGGCCTTGAGCTTGTCTTTGACCTCAAGCCATAATGCTGCCTTTTTGAGAGCCCACTCGACACGCTCATCCATCTCAGCTTTGCTTAGCTTCTCATACAGACGGACGCCAAATGCCACATTGTCATAAATAGACATAGGAAACGGCGTAGGTTTTTGAAAGACCATACCCACTTGCGCCCGTAGCAGGTTGACATCTAAATCTTTAGCTAGAATATTATTACCATCGAGGGTGATTTCACCCTCGCTACGCATATTAGGATATAAGTCGTACATGCGGTTTAAAGTACGTAGCAATGTAGATTTTCCGCAGCCTGAGGGGCCAATGAAAGCCGTTACTTTTTTTTCTGGAATATTAATATTAATGTTTTTTAAGGCTTTAAAGTCACCGTAGTAGAAATCTAAATTCCTAATAGTAATCTTGCTAGGCGGCATATTATCGGGCATATCCGCTATGGTTTGTTTGGTTAAACCCTCACTATCGGGCTGCTGTAGCTGACCTAATGGCTGATTCAGTAAATCATGTTGGCTACTTCTATTAGTTATGCTTTGCTTAGCTACGCTTTGCTTAGTCGCTTTTCTTTCTAGTACATCAGACATAATATTATCCAACTATTTCAATATCTTGTTAAAGGGGCTATCTTTATTTTAAGGCATGCTGTGAATCGTACTGCTCACTGGGGTTCTTACAGCGCTGAGATATGTCTTAGATAGAGAGCTATCTCGTATGATCCTTACCACCGATAAACCGCGCCATAATATTTAATAGCAATACTGTACCGGTAATCAGTAGCGCTGCCGCCCAAGCTAGCGAATGCCAATTATCATAAGGACTCATTGCAAACTGATAAATGGTATTGGGCAAGTTGGCCAGTGGCCCGTTCATATCAGTACTAAAGTACTGGTTGTTTAATGCGGTAAATAACAGAGGGGCGGTCTCACCAGTAATACGTGCAAATGCTAATAGCACCCCTGTGGTTAAGCCAGCCTTGGCCGCTTTTAGGGTCACCGTACTGACTAGCTTCCATTTTGGTGTACCCAATGCATAGGCGGCTTCACGTAAAGTATTGGGCACTAGATTTAGCATATTTTCTGTCGTACGTACGACAACGGGAATCACAATCAGTGCCAAGGCCAATGCTCCTGCCCACCCTGAAAAGCTTTGACCTTTGACCATTAATGCATAAATAAATAAACCAATCACGATCGAGGGAGCAGACAGTAAGATATCGTTTAAAAATCGGGTAACCTTGCCAAGCAAGCTACCCTGTGAGAATTCAGCTAAATAAATACCAGCCATCATGCCGATGGGTGCACCAATGGCTAAACCCGAAAATGCCAACATCACCGAACCCACGATAGCATTACGCAGACCACCTTCTCCCATAGGCGGCGGTGTATCTGCCGTAAATACGGGCATCTGCATTAGACCTTGAAAGCCTTCAACAAACAGCGTGACCAAAATCCAAAGTAGCCAAAATAAACCAAAAATAATAGCGGATGTAGCAAACCCAAGCCCTAATCTATTTATGAGACGACGCTGATTATATAGGCTTTGGTTGTAGCGCTTTTCAATGCTGGATACAGGAGTAATAGTAGGTGCTGAATTCATCGGGCGTCTATCCTTTTTTATGTTTGATATTATCGCGACTAGTTGCCAGCTTTTTGGTCAATACGCATTAGCAGCAGCTTAGATATCGATAGTACGATAAAGGTAATGACAAAAAGAATGAGGCCTAAATGCAATAATGAGGCTAAATGCAACTCACTAGATGCCTCAGCAAACTCATTAGCCAAAGCTGAAGTAATAGTCACCCCTGATGTGAATAAACTGGGGCTAATATTAAAAGCATTACCAATCAAAAAGGTTACCGCCATCGTCTCACCCAACGCCCGACCAAGTCCTAAAATGACTCCACCAACCACACCTGCTTTGGTATAGGGCAGGATGATTTTGAACATCACCTCCCAAGTGGTAGCGCCCATGCCATAAGCGGATTCTTTTAATAAATCAGGAACGACAGAGAAAACATCGCGCATAGTGGCGGCAATAAAGGGAATAATCATAATAGCCAGCACTAGTGAGGCGGTAAACATACCAAGCCCCATAGGCGCTCCGGTAAAAACTTGACCAATGATAGGCAAGGGACCAATGTTTTCAATAAACCAAGGCTGAATGTGATCGCCAAAAAACGGTGCAAACACAAATAATCCCCACATACCGTAGATAATAGAAGGAATACCTGCCAGCAGCTCAATAGCGATTCCTAACGGCTTTTTTAGGAAATTAGGACATAATTCAGTCAAGAAAATAGCAATGCCAAAGCTGATAGGAACGGCAATACAGATAGCGATAAAAGAGGTGACCAGCGTCCCGTAAATAGGGGCGAGTGCCCCATATTGATCGTTTACCGTATCCCAGTTATTGCTGGTATAAAACCCTAGCCCAAACTCAGTGATACTAGGCCAAGCCCCGATGAGCAATGAGAGCGTGATACCGCCAAGCGACAATAGCACTAAGAGCGCAAATGCTTTGGTGGCGTTGACAAAAATAGCATCGTAACGCTTTTGTTTTACCAGTTGAGATTTTAAATCTGCCATAAAACCCTCAATACTCTAATGTATAATCTACAATCTATGATCAGCTTGCTTAACGAGTGTTGTTATTACTTTAACTGCTAAATGCACTGCCAATCTAATTGCTAATTCAAATAGGCTTGTCGGCTGGAAGATAAACAGGCTTACCTTCGCTATCGACCACTTCGTTCCATTTTGCTTTGAAGAGCGCTACGGCAGTATCAGAAAAAGGCACATAATCGAGGTTTAGGGCATCATCATCACCTTGAGCATAAGCCCAATCAAAGAAGCTTAGAGCGCCTGCGACTTGCTTGGCATCTTGCGGTTGCTTATGGACTAAGATAAAAGTAGCTGCAGCGATAGGCCAAGCTTGAGCGGTTTCAGAGTTAGTAATAACTTTATAAAACCCTTCGTGCTGTGACCAATCGATGTCGCCAGCCGCGGCAAAGCTCTCAGCTGAGGGTTGTACCACATTGCCAGCAGCGTTTTTGAGAGCAACATGTGCCAAGCCGCTTTGCTTAGCATAAGCGTATTCGACATAACCGATAGAGTTCTGCATACGATTCACGTAGCTTGAGACGCCCTCATTGCCTTTGCCGCCAGCGCCTGTGGCTGAGGTTGGCCATTTTACGGTTTTGTCCACACCGATAGTGTCTTTCCAAGTGCTTGAGACTTTGGCTAAATAATCAGTGAAGTTAAACGTCGTACCAGAACCATCTGAGCGGAATACCGTAGTAATGGCCGCATCAGGAAGAGTCAAGTCAGGGTTCATGGCAGCAATAGCAGGATCATTCCAGTTGCTGATCTTGCCAAGGTAGATATCAGCGAGCATTGCACCATCTAGCTTCAGTTCACCAGGTCCAATACCTTCGATGTTGACAATAGGAACCACACCGCCGATAACCGTTGGAAACTGAATAAGACCAGCCTCATTTAACTCATCAGGAGTCATTGGTGCATCTGAGGCGCCAAAATCAACTGTTTTAGCAATAATTTGTTTGATACCACCTGATGAGCCGATGGATTGATAATTTACTTGTCCGCCTGTTGCTTTATTATAAGCGTCTGACCATTTGGCATAGATAGGCTGTGGAAAAGAAGCGCCCGCACCCGTAATATTCATAGAGACGCTGTCAGCTGCTGTTGAGATGACAGAATCGGTAGTTTCATTACTAGTGGTGGCTTGATTACAAGCGGTTAAGGCAAAGGTACTAGCGATGGCTATAGCCATGAACGAATAACGCATTATGTCTCCTAAAATTATTTGAGTATTGGGTCGTTATAAATCACAATGACCACACCGCAGTAATGCTCTGTGGTTAATGAGTACATCGTAACGAGCAAATATGACAGTTTGATGAAATAAAGCGTTTTTATAGAAAAGCTTGCTATCTACTTATAAAAAAGAGTGCTACCTCAAAGGTTAAAGATTAATGTCATTAAATAGTCACAATTAATAGGTTTAATGAGCCTACATTGGCGAGTGTTCTATGCCTTTTTTTCAAGTTTGATACTTCAATCTTGTATCTTAATAACTGATACCCTAATAACTCACATCTTAATAACTTACACCTTAATAATCAGCGAGACCTTAGTATGCGTAACGAGCAGATATTGATTGTCGAAGATGAGCTTGCCATTCGTGAAATGATTGTGATGACGCTAGAGATGGCTGGTTTTGAGAGTTTGCAGGCGGCTGATATTGCAGAGGCGCACCAACAAGTAGTGGATCATCGGCCTGCGCTGATATTGCTTGATTGGATGCTACCAGGGGATAGAAGTGGCATTGATTTTTGTCGCATGCTCAAAAGTGATGAGATGCTGTCTGAGATACCAGTCATTATGCTGACTGCCAAAAGCGAAGAGGATAGTCTCATCAATGGTCTTGATGCTGGGGCTGATGACTATATGACCAAGCCCTTTTCAACCCGTGAACTTATCTCACGCATCAAAGCAGTATTGCGTCGTAGTCATGCGCTCAGCAGTGATAAGTCTATCGAGATCGGTCAGCTAAGCTTAGATCCAAAAAGCCAGCGCGTCACCGCTCAAGGAAATATCATTGATATGGGTCCGACGGAATATCGATTGCTGGCATTTTTTATGAGTCATCCAGAGCGCGCTTATACGCGCACCCAACTGCTAGATCAAGTTTGGGGTGGCAACGTTTATATCGAAGATCGCACTATTGATGTACATATTCGACGCTTACGTAAATTACTACATCCTTACGACTGTGATAAGTTGATTCAAACCGTTCGTGGTACAGGTTATAGGCTGTCTAGTCATCTTGAATAGCGACATGCAGATTAGGTAAGACAAAGTAAAGAAAAGGGCGTCGATGACACCATAGCAGCCAGTAATAAAGATAGAGGATAAGGGAAAAACACGATGACGATAGACAATAGCCAACCAGACAGTCACCAACAAGACAACCAGCAAAAAACCTCCTCGAAAAATACAATGGATCAACTCAAAAAGATCGGAAGCGCGCTGCGAGCGTTAAGAGATGCTGTCATCTTACTCAACGATGATGATGGGCTAGAATGGTGGAATCAAGCGGCCGCAGACTTGTTGTTATTGAGCACAACTGATCAAGGCAGAAGTATTTTTGAGTTTATTACGGCCGCTGAGTTTCGAGAGTATTATCAAGATACGCAGAATCATAGCAGTGGTATTGATATGCCATCATGGCGAGACCCTAATCGCTATCTAAAGTGTGAGCTCACGCCGTTTGGCAATGAAAAGCTACTTATTATTGATGATGTGACTCGTTTGCACCACTTAGAACAAATGCGACAGGACTTTGTAGCCAATGTCTCACATGAGCTACGTACGCCACTGACTGTGCTGATGGGTTATCTAGAGAATTTCTCTGAGCAAGAGGATATATTACCGCAGTGGCGCCGCGGCTTTGAGCTGATGACTCAGCAGACGGCTCGTATGAATAGAGTGGTCAATGACTTATTACTGCTATCTCGTATTGAAATTGAAGAGAATCAGGAACTAGATTATATAGATATGACCAAGCTACTGACCCATATCTATAGCGACGCTCAGGCTTATAATCATGAGTATGGCCATACTATCCATTTGCAAATAGACACCTATGATGGTCTCTATGGCTCAGAGATGTATCTAAATAGTGCGCTGTCCAATTTGGTCATTAATGCTATTAAATATACTCCAAAAAATGGTGATATCGTTATCAATTGGACTAGGACTGCTACAGGGTGTCGATTTTCAGTGACTGATAATGGTATTGGTATTACGGCACAGCATATCGCGCGTTTGACTGAGCGTTTTTATCGTGTTGATAGTGGGCGCAGTCGTGCTACAGGCGGTACAGGCTTGGGACTGGCTATTGTAAAACATGTGCTAAATCAGTATGAGACGACTTTGCAGATTGAGTCGTCAGAAGGGGTAGGCTCGACCTTTAGTGCGCTGTTTCCAAGTGCGTATGTTCGAGTTACTCCTGAGTGCTGATACTATAGCTTTGTAGTCTTGTTTTCAAACAATCCTTAAACACAGTGCAAACAACGTCAATGTGGTCACATTCTTTTTTTATGCTAAATTGTTAGCTACTATAAAATAAAAAAAGGTCTCATGAATGGTAACCTCTAAAACCTCAATTAATAAGGCGATGGTACTAGAGCCTGAGTGGTTTGCGCGACCCACTTGTGTCGTAGCTGCCGACTTAATAGGTAAAGTACTATGCCGACAGCTAATCGATAGTGACGGTGTACAAAAAACGTTACGCATGCGGATATCTGAGAGCGAAGCTTATATAGGTGACGCTGACGGATCAGTACAAGCACATGTGGCAAAGAAAAAAGAAAAGTCCGAGATTATGTATCGTAAAGGTGGCGTATTCTATGTTTACCTTACTTATGGTGTCCATAGTATGCTCAACCTGATCAGCGGCCCAGTAGGCTCGCCCGAATCTGTGCTTATAAGAGCTGGGTTTTTGAGTGATAGCAGTGAGCGTTTGGTTGAAGAATCATCGCTTAGCGCTGACCAGCAGTTAACCCATGTTAAGCAGTTTGCAGGACCTGGCAAATTGACCAAGCGCTTACAGATTGATAGCGCGTTATATGGCAAAGCTATCGACCCTGAATCAGAGGTTTGGATAGAGGATGACGGCTGCAAACCTCCTGTGTCAGTGCGTCCGCGTATTGGTATTGATTATGCAGGAGAGGCCAAAGACTGGCTATTACGCTATATCTGGACTGATCATCCCTCACTTTCTAAAAAATAGGACAGTATCTATGTATAAGCTAACCGTCTTCATTCCAGAGGAAGCTTTAGATCAGGTCAAGTCAGCACTATTTGCAGCAGGCGCTGGCAAGATTGGTAACTATGAGCAGTGCTGCTGGCAAGTAAAAGGCGCAGGACAATTTAAGCCTATGGCAGGTAGCACCCCGCATATCGGCTCGCATGATAGCTTAGAGACCGTCAATGAATGGCGAGTGGAGATGGTCGTAGATGAGTCATTAATGATAGACGTTATCGATGCCTTAAAACAATCACACCCTTATGAGACGCCAGCATATGACGTGATAGCAGTATTAAAATTTTAACGCAGGCTTTTAATGCAAGATTTTGACATTAGCTTATAAAAAGCCCAATAGATCGATTATTGCTCTATTGGGCTTTTCGTACAAAGGCAGAACATAAACAAAAGCTTAAGTTAGTCTTTTTTGACTTTAATTACGTTGTAGTTGGGATACCCAAGCTCAATCTTATAGTTATCATTACCGCGTTTAGCTTTTACCTTGATGGTTCGGTCGCCCTTTTTGTATTTTACATCTTTGACACGGTAGCCCATATTAGCGACTTTATTAGCCGCGCGCTGCTCGATAGCAGGGCGATAGATATCTTTCTCGATTGATTTGATGGATTTTTTATTCTTTTTATAGACGTCGGTATCTTTATAGATATCCTCATAAATATCGCCATAATCATTATAGCCACCAGGCGCAGTGACACAACCAGTAGTCACGGTCAACAAAGCGGCGATAAAGCTACTAGCAGCGATCTTTGAGCCCAAAGATGGTAATTTATTCATAAAGATATTTCCTATAAAGTAGTAAAAAATTCTAGTAGAGCTATAGGCTAGCCTACTTGGGTAATGCAGTCAAAACTATAAACATACCAAAAACTTAATCTTTCTCAAACTTGATAGTATTTAAGTCAGGATAGCTTAAGATAATATCGTACTCTTGATTACCACGTTCGGCTTCAATCTCAAAAACGTCACGATTGTCTTGTTCATCAAGCTCAATGTCGGTGACGTTATAGCTTTGATTGCTGAACTTGTTGATCGCGCTTTGCTTAATGGTAGGGTAGCGCGACTCATTTTTAATCTTATATTCAACATTATTTTAAATTAATTTTTACGTCTAGCGATAATAGTCCTTAAACACTAGCCATCAATGTCAATACGGTTTATAAGTTGTAATTATTGGGCTAGATTAAGTAATCATTACTTATTTTTAATTAGAATAGGGTTGTCAAAGACATTCTTTAGCGTTAACACTATACAAACTTGATTTCAGAAAAATCCCAAACTTAGCGGGATCAAAAATAGGGTCATCATTAATGCTACTTAAACTTATTCTCTTTTCAGGGTTTGCAGGAGTAACCGTATTCATTGGCGGATTATTAGCCAATTTATTCGATCATCATGTCAAAGATAGTCCTGTGAAGTATGAGATTGTGCATACCTTAATGTCATTTGGTGCTGGAATAATCCTATCAGCGATCGCTTTAGTGCTGGTTCCAAAAGGCATAGAGACACTTAGCGTTTGGGGGGTAATAGGCTCGTTTTCATTGGGGGCTATATTATTTATGCTCATTGATAAGCGCTTAGCCAAATCAGGAGGTCAGCAAGCTACCCTACTTGCGATGATGATGGATTTCGTTCCTGAGTCTATTGCCTTAGGTGCGGTATTCGCAATCGAGCCACAGATGGCATTATTATTGGCTGTGTTTATAGGCTTACAAAACCTGCCTGAATCCTTTAACTCGTTTCGCGACTTAGTACAAAGCGGCTTCAGTGTCAAAAAGACTTTAGTTATTTTCTTTATACTGAGCTTTTTCGGGATTATCTCAGCGCTTATCGGGCATTTTTTACTCAGACAACACCCCGATTTGACAGCGCATTTGATGGTTTTTGCGAGTGGTGGTATCTTATATCTATTGATTCAAGATATTATTCCTGAAAGTAAGCTAGATAATAACTACATGACATCATTAGGAGCTACGCTGGGCTTTTTAATAGGCATAGCAGGCGAGATGATTATTTAGCCAAGCAATAGTCATAAATGAAGACTAATTTATAATCATGTAAGCATATGCTTACAAGCAAAGAGGTTAATACCTCTTAACAAACGGTTAACATTTTGGCATTATAGTCACACGGCATCAGGGAATGTGACTCAAGGATTGAGTTTACCGTGTTAAGGACAATGATTCGATTGTTAGCGTCAGGATGACAATAGCTATCGAAGCAAGGACACATGACCTACGCTGGTAGTAGAGAACCACTAACAGTAATTGCAAGTATTGAGCAGGATGCTCGATTATTACCGTATATTTTTTATTTGCATGGATGCAAAGATGAAAATGGTAATAAAATACAAGGATAGTTGACGATAAAACCGCATAGCAAATTGATGTTATGCGGTTTTATTGTATCTAACGATTGTATATAGCTATTTAGCCTAAGATTCTATTTAGCATTAGATGCTATTAAATATAAGATATTTTTATTAAAGTGCTCAGATAACGCAATGAGTATCTAATAGCCTGTTTCGTTGTAATATAAAAACATAAAAATCCGCATCATTGAATGGTGCGGATTTTTGTGTTTTGAGTCTTAAAGCTTGATACTACATCTGAGGTTAGTATTTGTTTTCAGTACGCCATTCAGTGACTTGACGTTCAGCGTCATCTTTTGCATGACCATAGCGCTCTTGGACTTTACCTACGAGCTTGTCATGACTACCTTCAATATGTAGTAAATCATCATCAGTAAGATCAGCCCATTTTTGCTTTACTGAGCCTTTCATCTGGTTCCAATCACCTTTTAGAGTCTGTTCATTCATTGTTTTATTCCTTATTTTGTTTATTGGTTTTCATAATCTGAGCAACTTACTTAACTTATATTTGTTTTGAAGTCATTGCTTCTAAGTAAAATAGTTGCCACTAAGCTAACTAACTTGTGACTACTAATATAGAGGTGCGCACTTGAGTTGTCTGTATATCCAATGTTTATAGTGTTACTTGATGATGATTATTCACGCCATTATGTTATCGAAGTTATTTTATTGCAGTTGTATTATTAAAACGACAACTATTATATAGCTTACTGTATCTGAGATTATCTAGAGAAAAGTAATAATGAACGCATTCGCCACAATAAACACTACAAGCTTACTCTTAAAAGTAATAAAGTGAAAGAATCATAAGGAAACGGTCAATAAACAAGGAAAGTTATTATGGCTGATATTATTAATGATGTTGTAGACATGGAACAAACGCATTTTAGAACGTGTAACTTGTGTGAAGCGATGTGCGGCATTGAGATAAAGCATGATGGTCAAAAGGTGTTATCAATAAAAGGCGATAAGAATGACCCTTTTTCTCAAGGGTATATTTGCCCAAAAGCGACTGCGTTGCAGGATTTATATGAAGACCCTGATCGTCTGCGTCACCCTGTCGAGCGCACCGCTGACGGTTGGAAACAGATTAGCTGGAACGAGGCGTTAGACAAAGTCGCCACAGGTATTCAAGCCGTACAGCAGCAGTATGGCCAAAACGCTTTTGGGATCTATTTGGGTAATCCAAACGTCCATAATATGGGTGGTATGCTCACCATTAAGTATCTATTGCATAGTTTAAAATCGCGCAGTCGCTTCTCTGCGACCTCAGTCGATCAATTGCCGCATCATATCGTCAGTATGCATCTGTTCGGACATATGCTCCGTATTCCTGTACCTGATGTTAATAATACGCACTATATGCTAATCATCGGTGGTAATCCACTCGCGTCAAACGGCAGTA
Proteins encoded in this window:
- the pstA gene encoding phosphate ABC transporter permease PstA, with translation MNSAPTITPVSSIEKRYNQSLYNQRRLINRLGLGFATSAIIFGLFWLLWILVTLFVEGFQGLMQMPVFTADTPPPMGEGGLRNAIVGSVMLAFSGLAIGAPIGMMAGIYLAEFSQGSLLGKVTRFLNDILLSAPSIVIGLFIYALMVKGQSFSGWAGALALALIVIPVVVRTTENMLNLVPNTLREAAYALGTPKWKLVSTVTLKAAKAGLTTGVLLAFARITGETAPLLFTALNNQYFSTDMNGPLANLPNTIYQFAMSPYDNWHSLAWAAALLITGTVLLLNIMARFIGGKDHTR
- the pstC gene encoding phosphate ABC transporter permease subunit PstC yields the protein MADLKSQLVKQKRYDAIFVNATKAFALLVLLSLGGITLSLLIGAWPSITEFGLGFYTSNNWDTVNDQYGALAPIYGTLVTSFIAICIAVPISFGIAIFLTELCPNFLKKPLGIAIELLAGIPSIIYGMWGLFVFAPFFGDHIQPWFIENIGPLPIIGQVFTGAPMGLGMFTASLVLAIMIIPFIAATMRDVFSVVPDLLKESAYGMGATTWEVMFKIILPYTKAGVVGGVILGLGRALGETMAVTFLIGNAFNISPSLFTSGVTITSALANEFAEASSELHLASLLHLGLILFVITFIVLSISKLLLMRIDQKAGN
- the pstS gene encoding phosphate ABC transporter substrate-binding protein PstS, yielding MRYSFMAIAIASTFALTACNQATTSNETTDSVISTAADSVSMNITGAGASFPQPIYAKWSDAYNKATGGQVNYQSIGSSGGIKQIIAKTVDFGASDAPMTPDELNEAGLIQFPTVIGGVVPIVNIEGIGPGELKLDGAMLADIYLGKISNWNDPAIAAMNPDLTLPDAAITTVFRSDGSGTTFNFTDYLAKVSSTWKDTIGVDKTVKWPTSATGAGGKGNEGVSSYVNRMQNSIGYVEYAYAKQSGLAHVALKNAAGNVVQPSAESFAAAGDIDWSQHEGFYKVITNSETAQAWPIAAATFILVHKQPQDAKQVAGALSFFDWAYAQGDDDALNLDYVPFSDTAVALFKAKWNEVVDSEGKPVYLPADKPI
- a CDS encoding glycosyltransferase family 4 protein, which produces MKILMVLFYGLNKGAGVERVGSMIANGLLDAGHEVILASIGPCDTPFFPLNKDIKIIPLSDSEHANWNRIPNIVYETNIIYKIRKLLKTQSIDIVMAVDIKCIPYTLPATLGLTVKHIGWEHFNFDPNQAMSASSLFRHLAARYCDSVVVLTQRDKEYWLKHTRHQSQISAIANPCPFPVQEYIKENKKIVLAVGRLDRDKGFDLLLKAWLHIVTVMPEWRLKIVGEGEQRAELTQFIRANQITESVELVGATDDVSHYYKQAEIFCLPSRIEGFGMVLTEALAFGLPIVSFDCGPGPAEVLKDTGSILVPKNDISQLALALIHLMKDDEQRVRIGLKGKEKVEIYQPDTIIEEWLSLLKNLE
- the pstB gene encoding phosphate ABC transporter ATP-binding protein PstB, translated to MSDVLERKATKQSVAKQSITNRSSQHDLLNQPLGQLQQPDSEGLTKQTIADMPDNMPPSKITIRNLDFYYGDFKALKNININIPEKKVTAFIGPSGCGKSTLLRTLNRMYDLYPNMRSEGEITLDGNNILAKDLDVNLLRAQVGMVFQKPTPFPMSIYDNVAFGVRLYEKLSKAEMDERVEWALKKAALWLEVKDKLKASGLSLSGGQQQRLCIARAVATKPEVLLLDEPTSALDPISTGAIEDLITDLKNDYTIAIVTHNMQQAARISDYTAYMYLGDMVEMGETNQIFTSPAQKATEDYITGRYG
- the phoU gene encoding phosphate signaling complex protein PhoU; protein product: MPNTGKHLSKSFDNDLNEVVELFIQMGHLAAEQVAIATRALISADEPTAKKVIADDHIVNQLEIKIDELIILLVAKRQPAANDLRLIMALSKGIVDFERVGDEAEKIARMACRLIEDGASPRGYLEVQHLSNQVRLMLLDALDAFSRMDSQQAFSVLQNDESVNEEYHSATRSLMTYVMEDSRHVSKVINILWVLRALERVGDHAKNIAELVIFCTSGKDVRHTDFLRVEQIVQQTADANMNNR